The DNA window GGAGACAGTAACTGAAACGATAACGGAAACTACAACTCCGTCCGTAACCGAAACAATTACAGAGACGGTAACAGAGACAGTAACCGAAACTGTTACTGAAACGGTAACTGAGACGATTACCGAGACAGTAACAGAGACAATAACAGAAACAATAACCGAGACTGTAACTGAAACGATGACAGAAACTGTAACGGAGACGATAACGGAAACGGCGACAGAAACGGTAACGGAGACAATTACAGAAACAATGACTGAAACTGTAACAGAAACAATCACAGAGACGATGACAGAGACGGTTACAGAAACGATAACGGAAACAGCAACTGAAACGGTAACGGAGACAATTACAGAAACTATGACTGAAACTGTAACAGAGACAATTACCGAGACGATAACGGAAACTGTTACAGAGACTGTGACAGAGACGATTACCGAGACGGTGACTGAAACTGTAACGGAGACTATTACCGAGACGATGACGGAGACAGTAACAGAGACGATTACGGAAACGGCAACTGAAACAATTACGGAGACTATAACTGAAACGGCTACGGAGACTGTCACAGAGACTATTACAGAAACGGCCACCGAAACTGTAACCGAGACAATTACCGAGACGATGACCGAAACTGTAACAGAAACGATAACCGAAACAGCTACTGAAACTGTAACGGAGACTATTACAGAAACGGCCACCGAGACTGTAACCGAGACGATTACAGAAACGATGACTGAAACTGTAACAGAAACGATAACCGAAACAGCTACTGAAACTGTAACGGAGACGATTACCGAAACGGCCACTGAAACTGTGACTGAAACGATAACAGAGACGATGACTGAAACTGTAACAGAGACGATTACAGAAACGGCCACAGAGACTGTGACCGAGACGATTACAGAGACGATTACCGAAACTGTAACAGAAACGATAACCGAAACAGCTACTGAAACTGTAACGGAGACTATTACAGAAACAGACACCGAGACTGTAACCGAGACGATTACCGAGACGATTACTGAAACTGTAACAGAAACGATAACCGAAACAGCTACTGAAACTGTAACGGAGACGATTACCGAAACGGCCACTGAGACTGTAACAGAAAGTATTACCGAGACTATGACGGAGACAGTAACAGAGACGATTACAGAAACGGCAACTGAAACAATTACGGAGACAGTAACAGAAACAGTCACGGAAACAGTAACGGAGACAGCCACTGAGACTGTGACAGAGACTATGACAGAAACGGTAACTGAGACTGTAACGGAAACAATTACAGAGACAATGACAGAAACGGTTACGGAAACGGTAACTGAAACAGCCACTGAGACTGTGACAGAGACGGTAACTGAGACTGTGACAGAAACAATTACAGAGACAATGACGGAAACAGTGACAGAGACTATGACAGAAACGGTAACTGAGACTGTAACAGAAACAATTACAGAGACAATTACAGAAACGGTTACGGAAACAATAACTGAAACAGCAACTGAGACTATAACTGAGACAATTACAGAGACTATGACGGAGACTGTAACAGAAACTGTAACTGAGACTGTAACAGAAACAATTACAGAGACTATAACAGAAACTGCTACTGAAACGGTGACTGAGACAATTACAGAAACGGCCACAGAAACTGTAACCGAGACAATAACAGAAACGGCTACGGAAACTGTAACAGAGACAATAACAGAGACTGCTACGGAGACTGTAACAGAAACAATAACTGAAACGATGACTGAAACCGTAACCGAGACGATTACAGAGACTATGACTGAAACTGTAACGGAGACAATAACCGAAACCGTAACCGAAACAGTAACTGAAACTATTACGGAAACGGCCACGGAGACGGTAACCGAAACTATTACAGAGACATCTACAGAGACTATAACCGAGACAGTTACGGAGACAATGACCGAAACAGTTACTGAAACAGCAACAGAAACGATAACAGAAACGGCAACGGAGACTGTTACAGAGACGATGACAGAAACAGCCACTGAAACGATTACAGAAACTGTAACTGAGACTATGACGGAAACAATGACCGAAACAGTAACTGAAACAGCAACTGAAACGATAACAGAAACGGCAACAGAGACCGTTACAGAGACGATAACAGAAACAGCCACTGAAACGATTACAGAAACTGTAACTGAGACCATGACGGAAACAGTTACAGAAACAGTAACAGAGACGGTCACGGAAACAATTACGGAGACTGCGACAGAAACCGTAACGGAAACAATGACAGAGACGTCCACGGAAACAGTAACAGAGACGGTCACGGAAACAATTACTGAGACTGCGACAGAAACCGTAACAGAAACAATGACAGAGACGTCCACGGAAACAGTAACAGAGACGGTCACGGAAACGATGACTGAGACTGCGACAGAAACCGTAACAGAAACAATGACAGAGACGTCCACGGAAACAGTAACAGAGACGGTTACGGAAACAATGACTGAGACTGCGACAGAAACCGTAACAGAAACAATGACAGAGACGTCCACGGAAACAGTAACAGAGACGGTTACGGAAACGATGACTGAGACGGCCACCGAAACCGTAACAGAAACCATGACGGAAACGGCCACTGAAACGGTAACCGAGACGGTCACGGAAACAATGACGGAGACAGCCACCGAAACAGTGACGGAGACGATGACAGAGACTGTTACGGAAACTGTTACAGAGACTGTCACAGAAACAATGACAGAGACGGCAACGGAGACTGTTACGGAAACTGCTACTGAAACTATGACTGAAACGATAACTGAAACTGCAACTGAAACAGCAACAGAGACGATAACTGAAACCGCGACTGAAACAGTAACCGAAACAATTACAGAAACTGCTACAGAGACAATAACAGAGACAGTAACAGAGACTTCCACGGCGACGCCTACAAATACTCTGTCCCCGACATTCACTGAAACTTCAACGCCTACAGTGACAGAGACGGATACGCCGTCTGCCACGCAGACAAATACAGAAACTGTTACTGCGACTTCCACGGAAACTAATACGCAGACAGTTACTGAAACGGTTACAGATACTGTAACGGCAACGAATACGCCGACCATAATGCTGTCGCCGACATCAACTCCTACGGCAACATCTACAAACACAATGTCAACTACGCCTACTCTTACGGCTACGGCCACTGCTACAGGTACTGCCACGGCGTCAAGAACTATGACCTTTACAGCCACGGCTTCGCCTACTGTAACGCTTACGCCGGCATTCTCGGCAACGGCCACGGTTACTTCGTCGGCAACTCTTACTGCTACAGCCACAGTGACAGAAACTAATACGCCGACATCAACGCCGACAGAGTCAGAGACATCAACTATTACCTCCACTTGGACCGCCTCGCCGACTATTACGGTAACGCCTACGGTAACACCTCTGCCGAATTATCAGATTACTATTAAGGTTTATAATTCCGCGGGTGAAGTGGTAAGAGAGCTTTCCAGAGAAGTTGAATACGGAACATATAATATGTTTAAAGACTTTACGGTGGAAAACCCGGTATTCAGCCCGGATGACGGCGGAACGGTAAGGCTTAATATTGAAGGTATGATAGTGGAATGGGACGGCAAGAACGAGCAGGAAAAGAGTGTTGAAAACGGCGTCTATTACATACATGTGGAATGCAAGGATGAATATGGTTTTGTCCACTCGGTCACAAAAGATGTCACTGTGCTTACCAACAGCGTGAAAATGCAGGTTAGAATATACAGCAGCGCAGGCGAAATTGTAAAAATAATACCTGTTGATATGACATATACGGCAACGGAAGATACTATTAAAATAGTTCCGGAGCCTCCACAGGCTTTTGTGCCGGGCGATAACAATCAGGTAAACTATGTGCAGATTGTATATAACGGGCAGACGATTCTCTGGGATGGAACCAATGATTTTGGCGTGATTGTGGGCAACGGCGTTTATACAGTGCAGATAGTAAACGTCAACACCAAAGGTTATAAGATTGTGGCTTCGACAAATCTGACGGTTCTTCATAACGGTTATGAAATACTGTCAAATATCAGAATTATACCCAATCCTATTGACCTTGCACAATACAGGACACTTACCATAAGATATGACGCTATGGCAGGCACACGCATAAAAGCTAAACTGTATAATATTGCGGGTGAACTGATAAAGACCCTTGAACCTTCTGCGGGCGCGCTGGAGATTAAGTGGAATATTATGGAATTTGATAAGCCGCTTCCTGCCGGCGTATATATAGTGGTTATAGAGGCAAGGTCCAATAATGGAATGACAAAGAATGCAGTGGAAAAATTTACCATGATCAGGTAATGTTTTCCGGTTTTAACCTGAGTAATTCATAACATTACAAAATCTAAAAAACAAATTCTGTAATTTGTCAGATTTGTTAAGGAAAATTATGCTTAGAAGAAAGGTGAGTGAGTTATCCGGAGGGGAAATAAATGCTTTAATGGTATATACGCACGACGGCAGAGAACTTGTAAAACGGGGTGTTGAAATAACCCCCTTGATAGCGGAAAAACTGAAAGAACAAAGAATAAGTTTTATTTACACGGAGAGTCCGGTAAAGGTATCTGAAATTTATGAACGAAATATTATAGCCGGTCTGCAAAAAGTTGTTAATTGTTTTGTTGAAACCGGCGGTAATAGCGCTGAAATTCTAAAACGTTATAATGACGCCGATATAAAAATATTTCTATCTACCAATAACGAATTGGGCAGGGCGATAGCTTATGGCCATATTTTAAAGTTTTACGCGGAAAAAATGTATGCGATGCTTTGCGGAAAATCTGATATTATTTATGATTTTATAGATTATAGAGGAAAAGAAAACTATTTTGTTTTTCATATGGTTAACACATGCTGCATGTGCATGGCGGCTGCAAAAAATTTTGGAATGGATAAAAGTGCGGTAATAGATCTGGGCATAGGAACGATGCTGTATGATTATCAGATGAAAAACATGACTTTTTCCTTAAAAAACAGTGTTTTAAAACCCGGCGAGATGGAAAAAATTCAGGAGCATACGGAAAAAGCTTATGAGTATTTAAGGTCTGTTTACGGAATGCCTTCAAGTTCTTCGGCGATAGCCCTTCAGCATCACGAAAGGTATAACGGAACCGGGTATCCGAAAAAATTGTCCGGCGATAACATCCTTATTTTAAGCAGAATAGCATCGGTGTGTGATGTCTATGATTCAATGGTTACAGAAAGGTTTCACAGGCCGGCTTATAATCCCGAAGAGGTTTGGGATTATATAAAAATGAATTCAGGAGTTATATTTGATCCTGAAATTACAGCGGTTTTTTTACGCACGATTCCCAGGTATATGCCTGGCGATACAGTGGAGCTTATCTGCGGGAAATATGGTGTTGTGGCGGAAAATCATTTTGAGAGGCCTGAAAATCCAGATATAATATTAATTGAAAAAACGGGTGAAAATGATATAATCGGGATGAAAACCGAAAAAAAATCAGGTACGGTTGCTGCTGAAGGTAATTTTCAGATAATCAGGACAGCCGGAAGAATAAGGTGAAAAGTTTTATGGGAAAGACTATAGCAATTGTTAACCAGAAAGGCGGCGTGGGCAAAACCACCACCACAGTCAATTTATCCGCTTATCTGGCGGCAAAAGGAAGAAAAGTTTTGCTTGTAGATATTGACCCGCAGGGCAATGCCACAATTGGGCTTGGCATAAATAAACACGCTGAAGAATCAAATATAAATGATGTGCTTATGGGCGATGAAAATATCGCCGCGGTTATAAAAAAAACATCGGTTGACGGCTTGTTTCTTGCCGCGTCAAATGTAAATCTTGCCGGCGCTGAAATACAGCTTGTGGAAATGCAGGAGCGCGAATACAGGCTGAAACAGGCGCTTGCTGAAATTAAAGAAGATTATGATTACATTTTTATAGATTGTCCCCCGGCGCTTGGGCTTTTAACCTTGAATTCCCTTGTTGCCGCGGATTCGGTGCTTATTCCGATACAGTGCGAATTCTATGCTTTAGAAGGACTTGCCAGGCTGCTTGAAACTGTGGAGCTGGTTAAGGACAGCCTTAACCCGGACCTTATGATAGAAGGGGCTCTTATCACAATGTTTGATTCCCGAACAAGCCTTTCGGTCCAGGTGCTGGAAGAAATAAAGAAAAAATTTAAAAACCGTGCCTATGACACCATAATTCCAAGAAATGTAAGGCTGTCTGAAGCGCCGGGTTTTGGCCAGACGATACTTCAATATGATAAAGGTTCCAGAGGCGCAAAAGCATACGAAAATCTTGCCGAAGAAATAATTAAAGGTGAAAAACACGCATCAAAAGAGAGGTTGGTAAAATGAGTTCAGGAAAAAGCAGGCTTGGAAAAGGCCTTGACGCGTTAATTCCGGGTTCAAGGGCCAAATTAAGCGGGCAGGCGCCTGTAGTTCTGTCCTCGGGATTGTCAGAAATAAATGTTTCTGATATTAAACCGAATACACTGCAGCCCAGGAAGACTTTTACGGCTGATAAAATGGAAGAATTAATACAGTCAATAAAAGAAAACGGCATTATAGAACCCATTATTCTTAATGAAACAGGTTCGGGTAAATATGAAATTATTGCCGGTGAAAGGCGTTTTATAGCCGCACAGAGGGCGGGTTTAAGAAAGGTACCCGCGGTTATAAAAAATGTCACCGCAATGAAAAAACTTGAATGGGCGGTTGTGGAAAATATAATAAGAGAAGATTTAAATCCCATAGAAGAAGCGATGGCTTACAAGCAGCTTATGGAAGGTTACAGGATGACCCAGGAGCAGCTTGCCGCAAAACTTGGGCGCGTAAGGGCGACTGTGGCCAACACGTTAAGGCTTCTTATGCTTCCGGAATCCGTACAGCAGTATGTGAAAACCGGGCGTTTAAATGAAGGTCACGGTAAAGTACTTCTGGGTATCGATGATAAAAGCAGGCAGAAAGCCCTTGCGGAACAGGCTGTAAAAAAAGACCTTTCTGTAAGGGAACTTGAAGAACTGGTTGCGGATATGCCCGGAAAAAGAACCAGAAGCGCTTCTAAGCCGGCAGACAATTCCGCGGAAATGAAGGATATTGAAAAGGAAATGAAGTTTAAGCTTGGAACCAAGGTGAATATTAAGGGCAGTTATAAAAGGGGTAAAATAGAAATAGAGTATTATAATAAGGAAGACTTTGAAAGGATACTGCAGGTTTTTAAAGATTAATTTAATAAGCCGAAAATTAAAAACGCACCCGATGGGGTGCGTTTTTTTATTTAATTGGGTTTCTTTTTATAGCCGGCGGCTTCTATCTCTTTTTGAAGCTGTTGAACCCAGGCGTTATATTCCGGTTCAATTTCCTTAAGCCTTTCGCGGGACTTTTTTACCCATTTGCTCTCAGGCGGAGTAAAAAGGTCCGTGACGGTCTGATACTGTACATAAGCGTTTTTCAGGGAATTGTCCTCCATCAGCATTCTGTACTGAGGTTCGGATATTTTCTTTTTTGACAGCTGTTCATCGTAATACTGTTTTTTTGCTTCCGCGTTTTTATAGAAAGAAAGGTGGCGTTCGCCTTCAAGGAATTCGCGTTTTGCCCTGCGTACCACTTCCAGCGGCGCCATTACAAAAAAGGCAATTATGAAAACTGAAAGCGCAAGGCCTGTGTTTATAAGAACTTTCTTTGTATTTTCTGTCATTTTAATGCTCCTTTGCTTATTTATGCCTTAATTTTAAGGTTAAACACGCTGTTTGTCAACATTATAAAAGTAGGCAGGGGCCTGAAATTTGACGGATGTGTTATCCTGTTGCGCCGGGCACCGGGGTATTATATAATAAAAATTCAAACTTTGAAAAGAGGTATAATATGGATAAAAGTTATGAGAAAGCCCTGAAATATTGCCTGAACCTGCTGTCAAAACAGGATTATCCGGAACTTGAACTTATAAAGAAACTTGAAAAAAAAGGCAATGATTCTCAGATAACAGAAAAGGTAATTAACTTTCTGAAGTCAAAGAATTACCTGAATGACAGGGCGTTTATGGAAAGGATTATTGAGAAATATACGCTGATAGAGCCGGCGGGCAGGCTTTTTATAGCGGCAAAACTGGAAGCCAGGGGTTTCGCGGAGAAGGATTATACCGGAATACTAAGCGGGCTTGATGAAACAAAGCTTGCAAAAGCGGCGATGGCATATAGAAAAAAGAGCAGGCCTAAAGATAAAGATAAGTTCAATAATGCCCAATATTGGGGCAAATATCTTGCTTTAAGGGGCTTTGAGTATGATATAATTGAAAAAATCACAGATGGAATGAAGGAGGAATTTTAATTGAAAAGCGCTGAATTAAGAGAATTATACCTGCAGTTTTTTGCGTCCAAAGGGCATCAGATAAAACCAAGCTGGTCTTTAATACCTGAAGATCCGTCACTGTTATTTACGGTGGCCGGAATGGTGCCTTTTAAAAATTATTTCCTTGGCAAAGTTCCGCTGACGTTTACAAGGGCTACCACGGCACAAAAATGCATAAGGACCAATGATATAGACAATGTGGGGCGCACCAGAAGGCATCACACTTTCTTTGAAATGCTTGGGCATTTTTCATTCGGCGATTATTTTAAAGAAGACGCCATAAAATGGATATGGGAGTTTTTAACCGAAGCCGTAAAATTACCTAAAGACAGGCTTTATATAACTATATATCTTGATGACGATGACGCTTATGATATCTGGGTGAAAAAGATGAAAATTCCCGAAGACCGTATTTTCAGGCTTGGGAAAGACACTAATTTCTGGGAAATGGGGCCTGTGGGCCCGTGCGGCTACTGCAGTGAAATATATTTTGATTTTGAACCGGATAATAAATCTAAAGTGACGGCGCAGGATATAGAGACTAACGATAACCGTTTTCTTGAAATATGCAACAGCGTTTTTACGGAATTTGACAAGCAGCCGGACGGAAAGCTTCTGCCGCTGGCACAGAAGAATATTGATTTTGGAATGGGGCTTGAAAGGCTTGCGGTGGTTTCCCAGGGCGTGCTATCCAATTTTGAAACCGACCTGTTTATGCCTATAATAACACAGTGTGAAGAGATTGCCGGCGCCAAATACGGCAAAGATGAAAAGACAAACATATCCCTGCGCGTAATTGCGGATCACGCCAGGGGTGTTTCTTTTCTTATCGGCGACGGCGTACTTCCGTCAAACGAAGGGCGCGGTTATGTATTAAGAAGGATAATAAGGCGCGCCGTCAGGCACGGCAGGCTGCTGGGAATTAAAGAAGCTTTTCTTCATACGCTTGTACCGACTGTGGCTGAAATTATGAACGGCGCGTACCCGGAAATTTCACAGAGAAAAGATTACATTATGCAGATTATAAAAATGGAAGAAGATAAATTCGCGGAGACAATGGATAAGGGAATTGAACTTCTTAACCATGAAATAAAAGGCCTTAAAGATAAAGGCGAAAAGCATTTATCGGGCGAAGCCGCATTTAAACTTTATGATACTTTTGGCTTTCCTATTGAAATAACAGAGGAGATTCTGGCGGAAAACGGCATGAACGTCGATAAAGACGGTTTTAAATCTTCAATGGAAGCGCAGAGAGCAATGGCAAAAAAAGCGTGGAAGGGAATTAATTCCGAGCTTGGCGAAAAAATGCCAAAAGGGACCCTTGAAAAACTTAATGTAACAAAGTTCACCGGTTATGAAACCATAAATGAAGACGGGTGCAAAGTTCTGCTGCTTGCCGCGAAGAAAGAAAAAGTGCAGTCAGTTGCCGCGGGTCAGGAAGCATTTGTGGTGCTTGATAAAACCCCTTTTTACGCCGAAGGCGGAGGCCAGGTGGGCGATAGCGGAATGCTTTATTTTGACGGCGGCGAAGCAAAGGTAAAAGACACGCAGAAAATGGATGAAAAATTCATTCACATCATAAAGGTAATAAAAGGCGAAATTAAAGAGGGAATGACAGTTAAGGCGCAGGTTGATAAAAATGAAAGAGACGCAACGATGAAAAATCATACATGCACCCACCTTCTTCAGGCGGCTTTAAGGCTTGTATTGGGATTACATGTAGAGCAGGCAGGTTCGTATGTGGGACCCGACAGGTTAAGGTTCGACTTTACGCATTTCGCGCCGCTTACCGAAGATGAAATAAAAAAAGTGCAGTTTATCATGAACGGCTGGATACAGGAAAGCTATGACGTAAATGTTGAACTGCTTGATTTTCATCAGGCAAAAGCAAAAGGGGCCATGGCGCTTTTTGATGATAAATATAAAGATAAAGTCAGAATGGTTACAGTCGGTGATGTCTCGCTTGAGCTGTGCGCCGGGACGCATATAAGCAATTCCGGAGAGATTGGTATGGTTAAGATAATCTCGTATGGTTCCACGGCGGCGGGAGTGCGCAGGATAGAAGCCGTAACCGGAAGGGGCGCTGAGGCGCTTTTTGGGGAATATGATGATTTTATAAACGGCTTAAAAGAGCAGTTTAAGGTATCGTCTATAGATGATATAAAGGAAAGGCTGAAAAAACTTGCATCTGAAAATAGAGAGATGGAAAAAAGTATTTCTGAATACAAAAAAGCTGATGTGTTAAAAAATGTGGAAAGTTACCTTGATTCTGCCGTGGAGATAAACGGATATAAGCTAATAACTGTTAAGTTCGCGGATGCCGATAAAAAGGCTGTAAGGGACCTTGGCGATATTTTAAAGGCAAGGGTAAAAAAAGGAGCGGCTTTAATAGCGAATTCCGTAGAAGGAAAAATTTCTTTCCTGTGCGTTGTTTCTGATGACGCATCAGGAAAACTTGATGCCGGAAAGATAGTTAAAGAGGCGGCTGCCGTATGCGGCGGCGGCGGCGGCGGAAGAAAAGACATGGCCGAAGCCGGAGGCAAGGACCCTTCAAAAGTGGATGAAGCCATAAATAAAGTAATAGAATTAATAAAAACTTTGACGGCATAAAACAACAGGAGAATCACATTGAGAATAATGGCATTTGATTCAGGTACGAAAAGGATAGGCGTGGCATCAAGCGATGAAACCGCTTTAATAGCGGCGGGAATAGGCTACATAGAAGTAAACGAGAAAACGGATGAAGAAATTAAAAAAGTGGTGGAAGAAAGAAAACCGGGCAGGCTTGTAGTCGGCAGGCCTTTAAATATGAACGGGACGGATAATCCCAAGACAACGTTTGCCAATGAACTTGCGGAAAGGTTAAAAACGCTTTTTCCGGAAATGGAAATAGTGATGTGGGATGAAAGGCTTACTTCTATGCAGGCTAATAAAATGCTTATTGCCGGCGGTATGAGGCGCGACAAAAGAAAAGAAACCGTGGATAAAGTGGCTGCGGCTCTTATTCTGCAGAATTACCTTGATTTTCTTAAAATGAGGGAGCGCAATGTCTGAACGCAAAAAAACTTTAACGGCGGCGGTTAAATTTGTGACTGTTTTTTTTATGGCGTTATTATCAGCCGTAATTTTCTGTTTTTTTATACCGGTTCATCCGCTGTCTGATGATAAGGTAAATGTATATATAAATTACGGTTCAGGAATAAGGGCTATTTCCAGGGAATTAAAAAATGCCGGTGTTATAAGAAACAGGACGGTTTTCAGGGTATATTCAATTATTTCAGGCAATACCACAAACCTGAAAGCCGGAGAGTATGAATTTGGCTATAATGAAAACATAGCGGGTATTATAAAAAGAATGGCAATAGGGGATGTTATCAAACACCCTGTTACCGTGACCGAAGGCATGGATGTATCCGAAATAGCCGCGGCGCTTGCGTCAAAAAGTATGGCTGAC is part of the Candidatus Goldiibacteriota bacterium genome and encodes:
- the alaS gene encoding alanine--tRNA ligase; protein product: MKSAELRELYLQFFASKGHQIKPSWSLIPEDPSLLFTVAGMVPFKNYFLGKVPLTFTRATTAQKCIRTNDIDNVGRTRRHHTFFEMLGHFSFGDYFKEDAIKWIWEFLTEAVKLPKDRLYITIYLDDDDAYDIWVKKMKIPEDRIFRLGKDTNFWEMGPVGPCGYCSEIYFDFEPDNKSKVTAQDIETNDNRFLEICNSVFTEFDKQPDGKLLPLAQKNIDFGMGLERLAVVSQGVLSNFETDLFMPIITQCEEIAGAKYGKDEKTNISLRVIADHARGVSFLIGDGVLPSNEGRGYVLRRIIRRAVRHGRLLGIKEAFLHTLVPTVAEIMNGAYPEISQRKDYIMQIIKMEEDKFAETMDKGIELLNHEIKGLKDKGEKHLSGEAAFKLYDTFGFPIEITEEILAENGMNVDKDGFKSSMEAQRAMAKKAWKGINSELGEKMPKGTLEKLNVTKFTGYETINEDGCKVLLLAAKKEKVQSVAAGQEAFVVLDKTPFYAEGGGQVGDSGMLYFDGGEAKVKDTQKMDEKFIHIIKVIKGEIKEGMTVKAQVDKNERDATMKNHTCTHLLQAALRLVLGLHVEQAGSYVGPDRLRFDFTHFAPLTEDEIKKVQFIMNGWIQESYDVNVELLDFHQAKAKGAMALFDDKYKDKVRMVTVGDVSLELCAGTHISNSGEIGMVKIISYGSTAAGVRRIEAVTGRGAEALFGEYDDFINGLKEQFKVSSIDDIKERLKKLASENREMEKSISEYKKADVLKNVESYLDSAVEINGYKLITVKFADADKKAVRDLGDILKARVKKGAALIANSVEGKISFLCVVSDDASGKLDAGKIVKEAAAVCGGGGGGRKDMAEAGGKDPSKVDEAINKVIELIKTLTA
- a CDS encoding ParA family protein, producing the protein MGKTIAIVNQKGGVGKTTTTVNLSAYLAAKGRKVLLVDIDPQGNATIGLGINKHAEESNINDVLMGDENIAAVIKKTSVDGLFLAASNVNLAGAEIQLVEMQEREYRLKQALAEIKEDYDYIFIDCPPALGLLTLNSLVAADSVLIPIQCEFYALEGLARLLETVELVKDSLNPDLMIEGALITMFDSRTSLSVQVLEEIKKKFKNRAYDTIIPRNVRLSEAPGFGQTILQYDKGSRGAKAYENLAEEIIKGEKHASKERLVK
- a CDS encoding regulatory protein RecX, with the protein product MDKSYEKALKYCLNLLSKQDYPELELIKKLEKKGNDSQITEKVINFLKSKNYLNDRAFMERIIEKYTLIEPAGRLFIAAKLEARGFAEKDYTGILSGLDETKLAKAAMAYRKKSRPKDKDKFNNAQYWGKYLALRGFEYDIIEKITDGMKEEF
- a CDS encoding ParB/RepB/Spo0J family partition protein codes for the protein MSSGKSRLGKGLDALIPGSRAKLSGQAPVVLSSGLSEINVSDIKPNTLQPRKTFTADKMEELIQSIKENGIIEPIILNETGSGKYEIIAGERRFIAAQRAGLRKVPAVIKNVTAMKKLEWAVVENIIREDLNPIEEAMAYKQLMEGYRMTQEQLAAKLGRVRATVANTLRLLMLPESVQQYVKTGRLNEGHGKVLLGIDDKSRQKALAEQAVKKDLSVRELEELVADMPGKRTRSASKPADNSAEMKDIEKEMKFKLGTKVNIKGSYKRGKIEIEYYNKEDFERILQVFKD
- the ruvX gene encoding Holliday junction resolvase RuvX, whose translation is MRIMAFDSGTKRIGVASSDETALIAAGIGYIEVNEKTDEEIKKVVEERKPGRLVVGRPLNMNGTDNPKTTFANELAERLKTLFPEMEIVMWDERLTSMQANKMLIAGGMRRDKRKETVDKVAAALILQNYLDFLKMRERNV